The DNA region CCTGAACGCGCCCAACGTCCTGACGCTGCTTCGGATTCTCGCGATCCCGGTGGTGGTGGTCATCCTTCTCCCGCCCGCGGGCAGGGAGATCTCCTTCGCTCGTTCCGTGGGGGCGTTCATCCTGTTCGTCGTCGCCACGATCACCGACCTCTTCGACGGCTACATCGCCCGGCGCTACAAGATGGTCACCACCCTTGGGAAGCTGCTGGATCCGTTGGCCGACAAGCTGCTCGTGTGCGCCGCGATGATCATGCTCATCCCGCCGGGCAGGGTCCCCGCGTGGATGGCGGTCATCGTGGTCGCCCGGGAGATCGGCGTCACGGCGCTGCGCGGGGTGGCTTCCACGCAAGGGGTGATCATCGCCGCCTCGAAATTGGGGAAGGCGAAGACGCTGCTCCTGAATATCGGGGTCGCGGCCCTCATCCTCCATTTCCCGATCCTCGGGTTCCCCGTACACGGTATCGGGATGGTGTTCCTGAGCGGCGGGCTGGTCCTCACCGCCTGGTCCGGGCTCGACTACTTCTTCCGTTTCGTGGGGGAGATCTTCAAGCGGTAACACGGCTCCTTTTCTTGACAAGCTGCGCGCGGTTCGCCTACAATCGACGTTCATTATGCGGGCGTAACTCAGTGGTAGAGTGCGACCTTGCCAAGGTCGAAGTCGCGAGTTCAAATCTCGTCGCCCGCTCCATCCTCCTTCGCTCCTTCGGAGCTTCGGTGGATACCCCTCCTTCGCCCCTTCGGGGCTACGGAGGGTAGCCCTGCGTAGCTCCGAAGGAGCGAAGCAGGGCATCCCGCAATCAGGACCCCCGGCGCTTCGCGAAGCGGCCGGGGGTTTTTCGTAAAGGAGGTCCCGTTGGCGGCGCTGTCCAGGGAAGGGCGCAGGGAGCGGGTCGGCTGGTACTTTTACGATTTCGCGAACTCGGCCTTCAGCACGGCGGTGGTCACGGTGTTCATGGGGCCGTACCTGACCTCCATCGCCCATGTCGCCTCGGATCCCGCGGGGTATGTCCATCCTCTCGGTATCCCCGTGCTGGCCGGGTCGTTCTTCCCGTACGTCGTCTCCCTCTCCGTGCTCGTCCAGGTCCTCCTCCTGCCGTTGCTGGGGGCGATCGCCGACACCTCCCGCCGGAAGAAACCGATGCTGTTCCTCTTCGCATACGCGGGAGCGGCGGCGACGGCGGGGCTCTATTTCCTCGAAGGGACGCGGTACCTGCTGGGCGGGGGGCTCTTCCTGCTGGCCAACGTCTGCTTCGGGGCCTCGGTGGTCTTCTACAACGCCTGGCTGCCGGAGATCGCGCCTCCGGAGGACCGGGACGCCGTCTCCTCCGTGGGGTGGGCGCTCGGGTACCTCGGGGGCGGGATCCTCCTCCTCCTGGACCTGGTCCTCTTTTCCCACGCGGCGGACTTCGGCCTGACGGGCGGAGAGGCGGTCCGGATCAGCCTCGCCTCGGCGGGGGCGTGGTGGGCCGTCTTCTCCCTCCTGCCGCTCGTCACGATGCGACGCAGGGGAGCCGCCCGGCCGCTTCCTCCGGGGGAGGGGCTCCTGGGAACGGGATTTCGTCAGTTGCGGCGCACATTCGCGGAGGCGAAGGGTCACCCGCAGCTTCTCCTGTTCCTTGGTGCCTACCTGCTGTACAACGACGGGATACAGACGGTGATCGCCCTCTCGTCCCAGTTCGGCCAGGAGGAGCTCGGCCTTCCCGTCTCCACCCTGACCACGGCGATCCTGATGGTTCAGTTCGTCGCCTTTTTCGGGGCCCTGCTCTTCAACGCGTTCGCGAAGAGGGTGGGGGCGAAGGCGGCGGTGGCGATCAGCCTCGTCCTGTGGACGGGGACGCTCGTCTACGCCTACGCCGGGCTTAGGGATGCGGCCGGGTTCTACGCGATGGCGGCGTGCGTGGCCGTCGTCCTCGGCGGGAGCCAGGCGCTTTCCCGGTCCCTCTTTTCGCGGATGATCCCGGTCGGGCGGGAGGCGGAGTACTTCTCCCTGTACGAGGTGAGCGAGCGGGGGACGAGCTGGCTGGGGCCCCTCTTCTTCGGCCTGGCACTGCAGTTCACCGGAAGCTATCGCGTCGCGATCCTCTCGCTCGCGGTCTTCTTCATCGCGGGGCTCGCCTTGCTGCTGCGCGTCGACGTCGCCCGCGCCGAGGCGGAAGCCAACGATTACTGTCCCAGGTAGGAAGCTTTTATCCTCGGCTCCTGGAGCAGTTCTTTCGAGGGGCCCGAGAGGGCGATCGTCCCCGTCTCGAAGACGTAGGTGTAGGAGGAGACCTTCATCGCCTGCTTCACGTTCTGCTCGACGAGCAGGATGGTGGTCCCGGTAGCGTTGATCTCGCGGATGATCTTGAAGATGTCGGCCACCACGAGCGGCGCGAGGCCGAGGGTGGGCTCGTCGAGCAGCAGGAGTTTCGGCGCGGACATCAACGCGCGTGCGATCGCCAGCATCTGCTGCTCGCCGCCCGAAAGCGACCCACCGAGCTGATCCGCCCGCGATTTCAGGACCGGGAACCGCTCCATCACGCGATCCATGTCCAGCAAAGCCTTCTTCGAATCGCGCCGCGTGAACGCCCCCATCTCGAGGTTCTCGCGAACCGTCATCCGGGAGAGAATCGCCCGCCCTTCGGGGACCAACGCGATGCCGCGCCGCACGATCTTGTGGGAGGGAAGGCCGGTGATCTTCTCGCCGAGGAACGAGACCGTGCCGGAGCGCGGCCGAAGGGCCCCCGCGATCGTCTTCATCAGCGTGGTCTTCCCGGCCCCGTTCGCCCCGATGATGGCGACGACGCTTCCCCCGGGAACGTCGATGGAGATCTCCCTCAGGGCGGGGATGTTGCCGTAAAACGTCTCGATGCCCCGGACCTCAAGCATCGGCGTTCCCTTCCGAGGCGCCGAGGTACGCCTCGATCACCTGCGGGTCGTCCTGGACCTCCGCCGGAGTCCCTTCCGCGATCTTCCGGCCGAAGTTGAACACCACCAGCCGGTCGCACGCCTTCATCACGAGCGACATGTCGTGCTCGATCAGCAGGATCGTCACGCCCAGCGACTGTACCCGCTTGATGAGGCGAAACACCTCCTGCGTCTCGGCGTCGTTCATCCCCGCCACCGGCTCGTCGAGCAGCAACAGGCGGGGCTCCGCCGCCAGCGCCCGGGCGATCTCGAGCCGCCGCTGGTAGCCGTAGGGGAGACTCCCCGCCGTCTTCTCCCCGTCGGCTCCGGAGAGCCCGACGAGGTCGAGCAGCTCCCGCGTTTTCCCGCGGATCCCCTGTTCCTCCCGGCGCTCTCCTCCGGTGTGCAGCACGCCCCGCCAGACGCCGGCCCCGCTCCGGCAATGTCTCCCGACCATGACGTTCTCCTCGACGGTCATGGTGGAGAAGAGGCGGATGTTCTGGAACGTCCGCGTGACGCCCCGCCTCGTGATCGCGTGCGGAGGGAGACCGCTGATCCGCTTCCCGTCGAAGACGACCTCCCCCGCGGTCGGCGGGAAGACGGCGGTGATCACGTTGAAGAGCGTCGTCTTTCCGGCGCCGTTCGGGCCGATGACCCCGACGATCTCTCCCGGGCAAACGTCGAAGGAGATCCCGGAGAGGGCGGCGAGTCCGCCGAACGATTTCCCGATCCCCCGCAGGGAAAGGAGGGCGCTCATTGCGCGCCGCCGTTCCGTTTCCGGCGGAAGAATCGCAGCAGGGGCGGGTCGATCACGCCCTGGGGCCGGAAGATCATCATCGCCACCAGGAGGACGCCGTACAGGATATACCGGTAATCGCTGATGAACCGGAGGGCCTCCGGCATGATCGTGAGGAAGGCCGCCCCGAAGACGGGGCCGAAGATGTGCTCGCTCCCGCCGAAGACGGCGAACACGAGGATCTCCACCGCCCGGTGGTACGTGAAGTCCCCGGGGCTCACGTACGACGTGGAGTGGGCGAACAACGCCCCGGCGAACCCGGAGAGCAGCGCCCCCTGCGAGAAGGCCAGCACCTTGTAGTACGTGATGGGGATCCCTGCCGCCTCGGCGGCGCTTTCGTCCAGACGGATGGCGGCGTATGCACGGCCGACCCGGGAGCGGGAGAGGCGCAGGAAGAAGGTGACCGTCAGGACGGTGCTGAAGAGAAGGATCAGGAACACCGTCAGGGAGATGAACTGGTTTGCTTGCAGCCCCAGCGATTCGGGGGAGAACCCCCGGTCGCTCGCCCAGGCGAGGATCACGCGCCCCATCTGCGGGATCGCCGCGACCCCCACGGCGCCGCCCGTCAGCGACTCCCAGTTGATGAGGACGGCCCGGAGAACCTCGCCGAACCCGAGCGTGGCGATGGCGAGGTAGACGCCGGAAAGCCGCAGGGCCGGGATGCCGACCAGGATCCCCGCGACGCCCGCGAGGAGGCTCCCGGCAAGGATCCCCACGGGGATCGGGACCTGGTGCTGCGTGGAGAGCAGGGCGGCGGTGTACGCCCCGAGGCTCATGAACCCGGCGTTGCCCAGCGAGAGCTGCCCGGTGGAAAGGGTGACGTAGATGCTCACGCCGAGGATGGCGTTGATCAGGACGAACGACGCCACCTGCAGGTGGTACGGGTTCAGCCACTCCATCGGCATCCTTACCGCTTCGCCTCGGCGGGCGCCACCCCGAACAGACCCTGCGGCTTGAGGAGAAGGACGACGATGATGAGGACGAAGGCGATCGCGTCCCGGTACCCGGAGGAGCCGTAGGCGACCATGAACGTCTCGGAGAGCCCGAGAATCAACCCCCCGGCCATGGCGCCGTAGACGCTTCCCATGCCGCCGAAGATGATGATCGCGAGCCCCTTTAGCCCCATGGAGAGCCCCATCTGGTTGTTGATGTAGTTGAACGCCATCCCCACCAGCACCCCGGCGACCCCGCCCATCGCCGAGGCGATGACGACGGTGGCGGTGATCATCCGGTTCGTGTCCACCCCCAGCAGGCCCGCCGTTTCCAGATTTTCCGCGGTGGCGCGCAGTGCCTTCCCCAAGCGCGAGCGCGACAGCCAGAGCGCGAGGCCCACCATGAGGAGCAGCGAGATGACCAGGATCACCACCTGGACCAGGTAGATCGTCAGCGGGCCGATCTTGAAGCTGATCTCCGCGAAAGGGGTCTCGAACAGGTGGTTCCCGGCCCCGAAGAGTTTGTGCGCCAGGTTCTCCAGCAGGATGGAGACGCCGATCGTGCTGATCATGGAGGCGAGGTGCGACGCGCCGCGGCGCGTGCGCAACGGGCGGAGCGCGAACCGCTCGAGCAGAAGGCCCATCGCGGCCGTCGACACGATCGCCGCGAGAAAGGCCACGGGGAGAGGGGCGCCCGCCTTGGTGACGACGAGCAGGCCGACGAACGACCCGAACATGAAGATCTCCCCGTGGGCCATGTTGATGATGTCGAGGACTCCGAAGACGAGCGTGTACCCGAGCGCGACGATCGCGTAGATGCTGCCCTGGGTGATGCCGTTGATCAGTTGCTCGAGGAACACGCCCGCCTCCGAAGCCCTTTACGTCCGGTTCAGTTGAAGATCGCGAACTTTCCGCCCTTGACGATCAGGACGTTCGGCTGCATCACCACGTCGCGCTCTGCGTCGAAGGAGAACTTGCCGAGAACTCCCTGGAAGTTCTTCGTCGTCGCGAGCGAGTCGCGCAGCTTCGCACGATCCGCCGTTCCCGCCGCCTTCAGCGCGTTCGTCATGATGTAGTAGGCGTCGTACGCCTGGGCCGCGAACTGGTCCGGCTTCTTCCCGTACGCCTTCTGGTACTTCGCCACGAACGCCTTCACCTTCGGGTCGTTCTTGTCGCCGAACCAGGGGGTGGCCACGATCAGCCCCTCCGCCGCGCCCTTGGCGATCTCGATGACCTTCGGCGAGTTGAAGCCGTTCCCGCCGACGAACGGGACCTTCAGCCCCATCTTCCGCGCCTGCGCGAGGATGACTCCCCCCTCGTTGTACAGGGCGGAGCAGAAGACCGCGTCGGGCTTCAGCGACGCGATCTTGGTCAGCTGCGCCTTGTAATCGGCCTGCCCCTTCTGGAACTCCTCGACCGTCAGGATCTTCAGCTTCATCTTCTCGGTCACGGCCTTCATCGTATCGAACCCGGACTTCGTGAACACGTCGTCGTTCCCGTAGAGGAGCGCGACCTTCTTGATGTGGTACTTCTTCACCGCCGCGCCGATCGACGCCGGGATCGCCTGGGACTCTGGCATCGAGTTGCGGAAGACGAACTTCCCGATCTGGGTGATCCCCGCCGCCGTGTTGGAGGTCCCCATGATCGGCACGCCGCTCGCGTTCGCCTCGGGACCGACGACCTTCATCTCGGTGGAAAGGGTCGGACCGAGGATCGCCACGACCTTCTCCGAGTTGATGAGTTTCTGCGCCGCGGACAGGGCCTGCTCCGCCTTTCCGGTCGAGTCCTCGATCTTGAGGTCGATGTCGACCTCGCCCTTCGCGTTGACCTCGTCCCTTGCGAGCTTGAAGCCGTTCGTGATCGCCTCTCCGTAGGCCGCGCCGGCGCCGGTGATGATGGAGATGACGCCGATCTTCGCCTTGATCGGCGGAGCCGAAGGCTTCGCCGCGGGCTTCGCCTTCTGCGCGCCCATGAACACGAGCGCGAAGAGGAGCGATGCGATGACGGAAAGCACACGCAGGTTCCTTTTCATGCAGATCCTCCTTGGAAGATGTGTTAATATCACACTTTATCGGCCGGTTACCGGTACGTCAAGAAATGCCTCCCCCGGATGCGGTTTCTTTTGTATATCCTTCGTCAACGAAGCGCGGCGAGGGCCCTGAGACGGTCCCAGTCATGGTCCACATCCGCCTGTATCCGGACGATTCCGGCGGGCGACAGATGGGAGAAACGCCCCTGGGTCTTCAGGTACTCGTCCACGAGGTACCCCTTCGTCTCGGGGTTCAGGGTGTACCGCTCGCCGTCCTCGATTTCGTACAGGGGAAAGACGCGCGACTGGACGGCCATCCGGGCCATCCGGACGCTCGCCTCGCTCGGGATCTTCCATCCCGTCGGACAGGTGGCGTAGATGTGGAGGAACCGGGCGCCATGGATCTTCGCGGCTCTTTGCACCTTGCGCACGAGGTCCTCGGGATACGCGATCGAGGCCGTCGCCGCGTAGGGGATCCGGTGCGCCGCGAGGATCTGCAGGATGTTCTTCTTCCGGACGTTCTTCGGTGCGCCCGGTGGGGTGGTGGTCGTCGAAACGCCGTACGGGGAGGACGACGAAGCCTGCACCCCCGTGTTCATGTACGCCTCGTTGTCGTAGCACACGTAGAGGATGTCGTCGTTTCGCTCCGCCGCCCCGGACAACGCCTGGAGGCCGATGTCGAAGGTTCCGCCGTCGCCGGCCCAGGAGACGACCGTGGTCTCCGTGTCGCCCTTCATGTCGAGGGCCGCCCGGATCTCCTGCGCGAAGATGCCTCCGAACCCGAAGGAGATGTTCCGGTCGACCACCGCGACCCGCTCGTAGGCGCCCAGCATCCTGCGGACCTCGTCCAGGGGAAACGGACGGAACAGCTTGAGCTTCACCAGGTCCGCTTCGACGCCCTGCTCCGACAGCCGCGAAAGGGTGGCGCGCGCGGTCCCGGTCGCGGAACCGGTCGTGACCACGGCGAGCGGCGCCACGCTTCCTTCCCTCGCGAGGACGACTTCGCAGATCCCGTACGAGCGGCCGAACGCGAGGCCGAACGCCTCGTCGATCTCCCGGTAGACCTCAATTCCCGTCTCCATGGCCCGCTGCATCTTGTAGCGGAATTCCGTGTAGACTTCCGGCGGCGTGAGCTGGCAGAAGGCCCTCGGATCGTCCGGGTCCAGCACGTCTACCGGTCGCCAGGGGGGGAGGAAGGCGTCCACGTCCTCCTGCGAAGGGATGTCCACCGGCTCGCACGTGTGGGAGAGGAAGAACGCGTCCATCGCCACCATCACCGGCAGCCGGACCGTCTCGGCGAGACGATACGCGATCAGGACCGTGTCCAGGACCTCCTGCACGTCCTCGCAGTAGAGCTGGATCCATCCCGTGTCCCGCTGGGAGAGCGTATCGGTCTGGTCGGCCCAGATGTTCCACCCCGGCGCCATGGCGCGGTTCACGTCGGCGAGGACGATGGGAAGCCGCGCCCCCGCGGCCCAATGGAGCATCTCGTGCATCAGCGCGAGCCCCTGGCTGGAGCTGGCGGTGAACGTGCGCGCCCCGGTGGCGGCCGCCCCGATCACGGCGGCCATCGCGGAATGCTCGCTCTCCACGCGGAGGAACCGCGCGTTCATCTTCCCGGAGACGATCCGTTCCGCCAGCCGCTCCACGATGTGCGTCTGGGGGGTGATGGGGTAGGCGCTGACGACCTGGGCGCGCGCCAGCTCCACGGCGGTGCTCACCGCGTAACTTCCCTCGAGGACCCGTTTCATCCCGGCTCCTCCTCGAGAACCATGGCGTTCCGTGGACACTCCACGACGCAGACGCCGCACCCCTTGCAGTAGTCGTAGTCGATCTCGCGCCGGTTCGTCCGCGCGTCACGCAGCACGGCGATATCGGGGCAGAAAAGGTAGCAGTTGTCGCACTGGTCGCACAGCCCGCAATGGAAGCAGCGTTCCGCCTCCCGGAGGGCCATCGACCCGGAAATGCGCATCCTCACCTCGTCGAAGCCCGTCCGTCGCTCGTCGAGCGTGACGCGGGGGCGTGCCTTGCGCTCCAGCGACTCGAAGTAGATCGCGTTGATCTCCTCGAAGCGGACCACGTGGTCCTGTCGTTTCCCCCGGTCCCCCCCCCCGGTACCGGTTCATGGAGAGGGCGCCCTTCTCCCCGATGCGAATGCCGGGGAGGATCCGTTCGGGGGCGACTCCCCGGAACGAGGCGTCGATGACCACGGCCGCTTCCTTCCCCGAGGCGATCGCGGTCACGACGGTCTTCGCGTCGTTCACGAGGTCTCCCCCGAGGAAGACCGGGGTCCGCCCCTTCCATGCTCCTTCGGGAAGAAGACGCAGGTGCGGTCCGATCGAAACGGTGCGGGACGGGTCGGCCGATTCCCGGGGCAGACCCTCCGAATGGGAAGCTCCGACGGCGGAGAAGACGGCGGACACCTTCATCGTCACCGGGGGTTCCCCCGAGGGGACAACCCGGGCGCGTGCCTTGCCTTCCCCTTCGACGGACCGCATCGGCGTGAGCTCGAGTTCCAGCAGGCCGTCCCCGGCGGTCCGAATGCGCGAAGGGGAGAGAAGGGTACGGGACGGGATCCCTTCCTCGCGGACTTCCTCGACCTCCTCGGGAAGGGCGGGCATGTCCCCGATGCGGCGGCGGTAGACGATCTCCGGGTGCGATCCGAGGCGGAGGAGCGTTCGCGCCACGTCCATCGCCGTGTCTCCCCCGCCGATGACCGCGACGCTTCCCTCGAAGGAGGGGCGCTCTCCCCGGCGGACCGCTTCGAGCAGGGCGAGGCCGTCCCGGGCCGATTCCTCTCCCGGCACCCCCAGAGGCACCGGGGTCCAGTCTCCGATCGCGAGGTACACGGCGTCGAAGCGGGAAAGTTCCGCCCACGTCAAATCGTGGCCGAGGCGGCGTTCCGGGAAAAAGCGGACGCCGTCCGACAGGATCAATCCCACCTCCCACGAAAGAGCGTCCTTCGGAAGACGGTACTCGGGGATCGCGTAGCGGAGCATGCCGCCGGCCTCTTCTCTCGCGTCGAACAGGTCGACGGCGTGTCCGAAGCGGCGAAGGAAGTACGCGGCGGAGAGCCCCGCGGGGCCGGCGCCGACCACGGCGATCCGTTTCCCCGTTGCGGATGCGGCCACCGGCGGGGGGGTGATTCCCTGTTTCCACGCGTGATCGGCGAGGAACCGCTCCAACCCGTTGATCGAAATCGGTTCGTCGTACTCCTTCCGGTTGCACGATCCCTCGCACGGGTGGAAGCAGACCCGCCCGCACACCCCCGGAAGCGGGTTTTCCTCCCGCAGGCGCAACCAGGCTTCCTCGAAGGCGCCTTGTGCCAGGAGGATCTCGATCTTCAGGATGTCTTGTCCCACGGGACACGCTTCGCTGCAGGGGGCCGTTTTGTCGAGGTAGCGGGGGCGCAGGAACCGCCAGGATCCAGTTCGGTTCCACGCCATCGTCCCGGAGGACTGCGACATGAGCGGGAGCCTGGATGCGGTCGCGCAGGTTGGCCCGGTCATCGGGCAACCTCCGCCGCTGCGCCCGGGATCGTCACGCTTTCAAAGGCCTCGCGGGCGGCGGCCACGTTTTCCTCCCGGTGTGAGGGGACTTCCTGGCGGATGGCCTCGCACACGGCGTCGACCGGGACGAGACCCGTGGCGCGCGCGAACGCCCCGAGGATCGCGGTGTTCACGATCGGGTGGGTTCGGGATCCCAGGGTATGACGCAGCGCGATCCGGCCGGCATCCACGGTGAATACCCGGAAGGATTCGAAGGCCTCGAGGGTCGAAGGAACATTCCCGGTGTTGATGAGCAGCGTCCCCCCGGGCTTCAGGCCCCTCGTCACGGCCGCGATCTCGACGAGGGTCGCGTCCAGAACGACGACGTGATCCGGCGTGTAGACGTTGGTCCGCAGGAGGATCTTCCGGTCGTCGATCCGAGTGTACGTCTCCACGGGGGCCCCGCGCCGCTCCACGCCGAAGGACGGAAAGGCCTGCACGTATTTTCCGTCGAGGAAGCACGCCACCGCGAGGACGCTCGAGGCCACCACGGCCCCCTGCCCGCCGCGCCCGTGGAATCGAACCTCGATCACGCCGTCAGCCCTTTCCGCCGGTGTAGACCATGACGAGGGCCTTGGCCGGATCGGCGCCCACGGCGCGGAACGCGTGGGATACGTCCGAATCGAAGTAGAGGCAGTCTCCCTGCTTGAGGAGTTCGAGGTCGTCCGGGGTTCGGAATTCGAGTTCCCCCTCGAGCAGGTACACGCATTCCTCGCCTTCGTGGGAGTAGAACACCATCTCCTTCTTCTCTATCACGCTGAACGTGACGAGGAGCGGATCGATATGCTTGCGGGATTTCCGGGTTTCGAGCAATTCGTAGGTGTAGCCGATTCCGCTGGCGTCATGGTGGGGTCGACGGTGGAACTTCTTCCGGTCGGACGCCCGGGTCAGCCCAACCTTGACCTCTTTCTCCTCCTCCCGGAAGAACCAGGCGATTCCCACGTCGAGCGCCCGGGCGATCTTGAGCAGCGTCGCCACCGGGGTCATCACGTGCCCGGTCTCCACCTGGGAAAGGAGCGGTATGGAAAGCCCGGTCCTGGAGGAGAGGTCCTGCAGCGTGAGCCGTTGTTTCCGGCGGAGCTCCCGGATCTTCGATCCGATCGCCAGCTCTTCTTCGGATTCCATCTTCGTCGGCATGTCATCCTCCGCGTGATCCGGATTCAGTTCGATCCTGACGCGAACGATCTTTCATGCCAATAAAATTATATTTAGCGATACGAAATGCCGGCTCCCTATTGGAGGAAAATTGCACCGGGCCGGATTTGTCGGACCCTGGCGGAGACCGCCTGCACAGCTCATATTGAAAAAGTTCAAACTGCCGATACGGGCAAGCCCGCTTTTTTCCCCTTCCTGACAAGATCGATGTCGAAGGAATGAAACGATTCAACCGTTCCGCATCCTGCGACGTGGAGCGCGTCGGCGAAATCGAGGCCATCGCGATACCAATCCAGCGCTTGGGCAACTTGAACGGATTGCTCGACCGACACGACAGGAAGTCCGAGGATCTGCGACATCGCATTCAGAATTGCCGCTCTCGGAAGCTCATAGGCCGCTCTGAGCACCCATTCCAGTTCCAGAAGAACCGTTTTCGGAACGTAAACGGAATCCGCTGCCGAGAGAAGTTTTACCGCCCGTTTGGCCTGCACGGGATCGTCGTTCGTGACATACCGGACCCAGACGTTTGTGTCGACGGCGATCACGATCTTTTCCTCCCTCTCCATTCCTTCCGTATCGCCTGATCGACTTTCGAGTTCATTTTATCGAAGGGGATAACGGTCCCCTTGTATCCGGCGCAGCCCAATCCCTGCAGCAGTTCGGTTCCCGGGAACGAATGGGCAGGGCGAATGAGGATTCCCTCGGCGGAATCTTCGACGACCAGCCGGGTTCCTGCCTTCCATCGGTGTGCATCCCGAATCGGCTTCGGAATCACGATCTGTCCCTTGCTCGATAGTGTCGCGGTTTCCACGGGCGCCTCCAATAGGTAAGATCAGGTAAGATTATGATAGCGCATCATCTCCCGAGTCGCAAATCCGGTCGAACCGGTCGAGCGAGGGCATGACACGCGCTTCCGGAAAGGATGGGGGGGGTAGCGGGACGCGATTATAAGAACCACGATGGCGTTGAGATAAGCGAGGAAATGCGGAAGCTTCGTGCGCGAGAAAGGAAACCGAGCCCGGCGCCCATGTCCGGGGAGAGCGAATCTCTGAGGTCGTAAATTGCGACCTCAGACCCGGCCACGGGCGGTATCGGAAATACCTTCCTTGCGTTTTCAAGGAACAGGGAGTGGCGATGCGCTCCTCTGTCATGTGCCCGCGATGGAGTCTTCAGGGACCGGATCCTGCGCTTGTGCATCACCCATCGCGTCCTTGATATAAGTCGGAGTGCCGCAGGTGCCAGTCGAAGTTCCCGATGTATTTCGACGTCAGGTCCGGATCGCCCCGGATCACAAGGATGTTCTCTGCGTTCTTCTCCTCCGCCGCCTTCGTGAAGTTGAAGCTCCCCGTGATCACGCATTCGCGGTCGATGACCATGATCTTGTTGTGGGCGATCGGCGCGGAGGAGAAGGAGTACGCCTGGACCAGCACCTCGGCACGAGCGTGCCGAATCTCCGAGATGATCGCCTCCGTTCCCCCTCCCTTGGGGGAGAAGTAGAGGCGTATGGAAGGCCCGGCGGAAGTTTCTGACGTGGCTGCAGCAGGAAAGGCACAATAGATTGAAAGAGTGGCGAGAAGGGCGAGAACAACTCGAGCGGAGGAATTTCGGAGATTGGGCATGATGATAAATCCGGACAGAATTTCTTTTGTGGCGGTTCCGGAAATCCCATCCCTTCCCATTGACCGAATGGTACAATTCGGACATTAAGGGGAAGGGAGGCCGATATGCCGAAGATGGCGACAAGCGAGGCGCGGGACAACTTCACCGAACTGATCAACCGGGCCGCGTACAGCGGCGAAAGGACCGTCATCCGCCGGCGCGGAAAGGGAATGGCGGCGATCGTCCCGATGGAGGACTTCGACCTGCTGGAGAAGGTGGAGGACCTTATCGACCGCGACCTGTTGAAGAAGGCGCGGGTGGAGGTTCGGAAGAAGGGGACGATCCCGTGGGAGAAGGTGAAGGCGGACGCGGGCCGGTAGATGGCGGAGGCTCAAACCGAAGATTGACGCGTTCGCCGATAATGCACGTCCCCACGGGGCGCGGAAGATCGAAGGAGAGCAAAGCGCGTACCGCGTCCGCGTCGGGGATTACCGGATCGTGTACGAGGTGCGCGACCGCCCGTTGCTCATTCTCATAATGAACGTCGGGCATCGTCGGGAAGTTTACCGGCGGACCTGACGACTTTCCGGGGTAGGGTCGGATTTATTTGTACAGTGTTGTACCTCGTTGTTTTTGTTCGGTAGGACGGGGTGTCTGGCCCTCCCGTTTTTGTACCTGTTTGTGCCTGCCATGCGGTGTCTGGGGCGCCATTCACAACACAGAGCTCCGATCGAGTCGAGTATACTGATATTCATGGTGGCATCGACTGAAAATTTGTCCGGATTCTG from Deltaproteobacteria bacterium CG2_30_66_27 includes:
- a CDS encoding pyruvate ferredoxin oxidoreductase (catalyzes the ferredoxin-dependent oxidative decarboxylation of pyruvate to form acetyl-CoA), with product MIEVRFHGRGGQGAVVASSVLAVACFLDGKYVQAFPSFGVERRGAPVETYTRIDDRKILLRTNVYTPDHVVVLDATLVEIAAVTRGLKPGGTLLINTGNVPSTLEAFESFRVFTVDAGRIALRHTLGSRTHPIVNTAILGAFARATGLVPVDAVCEAIRQEVPSHREENVAAAREAFESVTIPGAAAEVAR
- a CDS encoding prevent-host-death family protein yields the protein MPKMATSEARDNFTELINRAAYSGERTVIRRRGKGMAAIVPMEDFDLLEKVEDLIDRDLLKKARVEVRKKGTIPWEKVKADAGR
- a CDS encoding VapC toxin family PIN domain ribonuclease: MIAVDTNVWVRYVTNDDPVQAKRAVKLLSAADSVYVPKTVLLELEWVLRAAYELPRAAILNAMSQILGLPVVSVEQSVQVAQALDWYRDGLDFADALHVAGCGTVESFHSFDIDLVRKGKKAGLPVSAV
- a CDS encoding branched-chain amino acid ABC transporter substrate-binding protein, which codes for MKRNLRVLSVIASLLFALVFMGAQKAKPAAKPSAPPIKAKIGVISIITGAGAAYGEAITNGFKLARDEVNAKGEVDIDLKIEDSTGKAEQALSAAQKLINSEKVVAILGPTLSTEMKVVGPEANASGVPIMGTSNTAAGITQIGKFVFRNSMPESQAIPASIGAAVKKYHIKKVALLYGNDDVFTKSGFDTMKAVTEKMKLKILTVEEFQKGQADYKAQLTKIASLKPDAVFCSALYNEGGVILAQARKMGLKVPFVGGNGFNSPKVIEIAKGAAEGLIVATPWFGDKNDPKVKAFVAKYQKAYGKKPDQFAAQAYDAYYIMTNALKAAGTADRAKLRDSLATTKNFQGVLGKFSFDAERDVVMQPNVLIVKGGKFAIFN